In Arthrobacter sp. B3I4, the following proteins share a genomic window:
- a CDS encoding phosphoribosylanthranilate isomerase has product MFVKVCGLSTPEAVQAAVDAGADAVGLVLTRSARQVSPEHARELLAGVPAGLPAVGVFRDEPTADAVAAAQEAGLEWVQLHGDRTPADVRTVHSAGLKLIRAISMASAPESFADWGEDQLLIDAAVPGSGEAWDYASVRDLGLEGRKWLLAGGLDPDTVAQAAGAAGAWGVDVSSGVEQSRGVKDLTKISAFVKAAKGT; this is encoded by the coding sequence ATGTTCGTCAAAGTGTGCGGCCTCAGTACGCCCGAAGCAGTGCAGGCCGCCGTCGACGCCGGCGCGGACGCCGTTGGCCTGGTGCTGACGCGCAGTGCCCGCCAGGTGTCACCAGAACATGCCCGGGAACTCCTGGCCGGGGTACCGGCGGGGCTGCCCGCGGTGGGCGTTTTCCGGGATGAGCCCACCGCCGACGCCGTCGCGGCCGCCCAGGAGGCCGGGCTGGAATGGGTGCAGCTGCACGGCGACCGGACCCCCGCGGACGTCCGGACGGTGCACAGTGCAGGGCTCAAACTTATCCGGGCCATCAGCATGGCGTCGGCGCCGGAGTCCTTTGCCGACTGGGGAGAGGACCAGCTGCTCATCGATGCGGCGGTGCCCGGATCCGGTGAGGCCTGGGACTACGCCTCGGTCCGCGATCTCGGACTTGAGGGCCGGAAGTGGTTGCTCGCCGGCGGCCTGGACCCCGACACCGTGGCCCAGGCCGCGGGGGCGGCCGGAGCCTGGGGTGTTGATGTTTCGTCCGGCGTCGAGCAGTCCCGGGGCGTCAAGGACCTCACGAAAATCTCCGCGTTCGTCAAGGCGGCCAAGGGCACCTAG
- a CDS encoding Lrp/AsnC family transcriptional regulator: MEPSEEDLALINVLQIAPRLSWADAAEVLGVHATTLAARWERLRTAGAAWVTAHLIGDPQQMCLAFVAVDCEMNRRQEVTARLTEMPEVVTVEEAASNRDLMLTVITASLDDFSLRVVSKLKEISGLVKYETALCTRLHSSGGAWRLNVLSRAQEAAVRKMAGPEATGIDQPALQDLPASHLALLPYLARDGRVTAAEIARGLGRHPATVQRQLNRVLASGILSFRCEIAQKYSAFPVTCQWFVNVPAGQHEAAAAQLKTMRNVRLSASTTGPTNFVIIMWLQSLADVMNIELALQQKVPGILLVESVVMLSTVKRVGWMLNPDSRASGAVVVPAQGLEAAR, translated from the coding sequence GTGGAACCAAGCGAAGAAGACCTTGCGCTGATTAACGTGCTGCAGATCGCCCCGCGGCTGAGCTGGGCAGACGCCGCCGAGGTCCTGGGAGTCCATGCCACCACTCTTGCGGCCCGCTGGGAACGTTTACGGACCGCGGGGGCCGCCTGGGTTACCGCGCACCTGATCGGAGACCCGCAGCAAATGTGCCTGGCGTTCGTCGCCGTGGACTGCGAGATGAACCGGCGCCAGGAAGTAACCGCCAGGCTCACCGAGATGCCGGAGGTTGTCACGGTGGAGGAGGCCGCCAGCAACCGGGACCTCATGCTCACCGTGATCACGGCCTCGCTGGACGATTTCAGCTTGCGGGTGGTGTCGAAGCTGAAGGAGATCAGCGGGCTGGTCAAATATGAGACGGCGCTGTGCACCCGGCTGCACTCCAGCGGCGGGGCTTGGCGGCTGAACGTGCTGAGCCGGGCCCAGGAAGCCGCCGTGCGGAAAATGGCCGGACCCGAGGCCACCGGAATTGACCAGCCGGCCCTGCAGGACCTGCCGGCAAGCCACTTGGCGCTGCTGCCGTACCTGGCCCGGGACGGCCGGGTGACCGCGGCGGAGATTGCCCGCGGGCTGGGCAGGCATCCGGCCACGGTGCAACGGCAACTCAACCGCGTGCTGGCCAGCGGGATCCTGTCTTTCCGGTGTGAGATCGCGCAGAAGTATTCGGCTTTCCCAGTCACTTGCCAGTGGTTCGTCAACGTTCCGGCCGGACAGCACGAGGCTGCAGCGGCCCAGCTGAAGACGATGCGGAACGTCCGGCTCAGTGCTTCCACCACTGGTCCCACCAACTTCGTCATCATCATGTGGCTGCAGTCCTTGGCAGATGTGATGAATATCGAGTTGGCCCTGCAACAAAAAGTGCCCGGGATCCTCCTGGTGGAAAGCGTCGTCATGCTCAGCACGGTTAAGCGGGTGGGCTGGATGCTCAACCCCGACTCACGGGCGAGCGGCGCCGTCGTTGTCCCGGCCCAGGGCCTGGAAGCCGCCCGCTGA
- a CDS encoding MFS transporter, producing the protein MPARPQSGPDLAPEAAGIFHRSYLLVTLGACALVFLAAFESLAVTTIMPVVSRELDGAGLYALAFAGPLATGVIGMVACGGWSDRRGPVAPLLTAVGVFVLGLLIAGTAPTMPALVAGRLVQGLGGGGLTVALYVVVARVYPPVLHPKIFAAFSAAWVIPSLVGPFAAGLVAQVAGWQWVFLGVVGLVLPALLLTAPALRGLRGTGERPADAPAAAPGPGGAVKLALAALAAAAVLGLNLSAKLPGPSGGFLAAAAIAVALVAVRPLIPPGTLTARRGLPSVILTRGLAAAAFFGAEVYLPYLLVERYAFAPTFAGLTLTGGAVAWAAASAVQGKLGSRLDHRKAIRIGSVLVLGAVVLALLTTLLGWPAAVAIIGWIFAGGGMGLMYARLSVMTLALSTKDTEGFNSSAMSISDSLGGALALAATGIVFAAFATWAGAAPFAGVFALTAAIGVVGVLVAPRVSGPREGG; encoded by the coding sequence ATGCCTGCTCGTCCGCAGTCCGGCCCGGACCTTGCCCCGGAGGCCGCCGGCATCTTCCACCGCAGTTACCTGCTGGTGACGCTGGGCGCGTGCGCGCTGGTATTCCTGGCCGCCTTCGAATCGCTGGCCGTGACCACCATCATGCCGGTGGTCAGCCGGGAACTGGACGGTGCCGGGCTCTATGCCCTGGCTTTCGCCGGACCCCTCGCCACCGGGGTGATCGGCATGGTGGCGTGCGGGGGATGGTCGGATCGAAGAGGACCAGTGGCGCCGCTCCTGACCGCCGTCGGAGTCTTCGTGCTGGGCCTGCTCATCGCCGGAACTGCGCCGACCATGCCGGCTCTGGTGGCCGGGCGGCTCGTCCAGGGACTGGGCGGGGGAGGGTTGACCGTGGCCCTGTACGTTGTGGTGGCCCGGGTCTACCCGCCGGTGCTGCATCCAAAAATCTTTGCCGCCTTTTCCGCGGCCTGGGTCATACCGTCCCTCGTCGGCCCGTTCGCTGCCGGGCTCGTGGCGCAGGTGGCGGGCTGGCAGTGGGTCTTCCTCGGCGTGGTCGGGCTGGTGCTGCCGGCACTGCTCCTGACCGCCCCCGCGCTGCGCGGGCTGCGGGGAACGGGCGAACGGCCGGCCGACGCCCCCGCGGCTGCCCCCGGACCGGGCGGCGCCGTGAAGCTGGCCCTGGCGGCGCTCGCCGCGGCTGCCGTGCTGGGCCTGAACCTGTCCGCCAAGCTGCCGGGACCGTCCGGCGGGTTCCTCGCTGCGGCCGCCATCGCCGTAGCGCTCGTGGCGGTCCGTCCCCTGATACCCCCCGGAACATTGACCGCCCGGCGCGGGCTGCCAAGCGTCATCCTGACCCGCGGGCTGGCTGCAGCCGCCTTCTTCGGCGCCGAGGTGTATCTGCCCTACCTGCTGGTGGAGCGTTACGCCTTCGCCCCGACGTTCGCCGGCCTCACGCTCACCGGCGGCGCCGTGGCCTGGGCTGCGGCCTCGGCCGTCCAGGGCAAGCTCGGTTCCCGGCTGGATCACCGAAAGGCAATCCGGATCGGTTCAGTCCTGGTGCTCGGCGCCGTCGTCCTCGCCCTGCTGACAACGCTGCTGGGGTGGCCGGCCGCCGTCGCGATCATCGGCTGGATCTTCGCCGGCGGCGGCATGGGGCTGATGTACGCCAGGCTCAGCGTGATGACCCTAGCGCTATCCACCAAAGACACCGAAGGGTTCAACAGCTCCGCGATGTCCATCTCCGATTCACTCGGCGGCGCGCTGGCGCTCGCGGCCACCGGGATCGTCTTCGCCGCGTTCGCCACATGGGCCGGCGCGGCCCCCTTCGCCGGGGTCTTTGCGCTTACTGCCGCGATCGGCGTCGTCGGCGTCCTCGTCGCACCGCGGGTGTCCGGGCCCAGGGAGGGCGGCTAG
- a CDS encoding metallophosphoesterase encodes MAESSASRGRRAVIIGALMALLVSGCTPETPKPPPSSDSGQTPAPSGSSRSPSKSSAPEEPPVLFTAQGDIGIGSSARKVLSSIAKIKPQLNLALGDFTYEPGIEQQFCDMVTEKLGSEFPYQLVAGNHESDGHDGDIANFVKCLPNRLPGLEGEYGTQWYVDVPQKNPLVRIIMVSPGIKFRDGQPLDYSKDSARWRWTADALDEAKSRKIPWTVVGMHTPCFNLGAYECQPGEAFTNMLIEKKADLVLSGHQHIYQRTHQLGLSRDCADVVPESFSRQCLAETDDTMVQGRGTVFAGVGIGGVGLHEVREDDPEVGYFAAWSGKNRKATYGTLKVTVTRDSLAAELVPAEGSFTDSFEITR; translated from the coding sequence GTGGCCGAGTCATCCGCCTCCAGGGGCAGAAGGGCCGTGATCATCGGTGCGCTGATGGCACTGCTGGTGAGTGGCTGCACCCCCGAGACCCCCAAGCCGCCGCCGTCGTCCGATTCGGGTCAAACGCCGGCGCCCTCGGGTTCCAGCCGTTCGCCGTCCAAATCCTCGGCTCCGGAGGAGCCCCCGGTGCTTTTCACCGCGCAGGGGGATATCGGCATCGGCTCCAGCGCCCGCAAGGTGCTCAGCTCAATCGCGAAGATCAAGCCGCAACTCAACCTTGCCCTCGGCGACTTCACCTACGAACCCGGGATCGAACAACAGTTTTGCGACATGGTTACCGAAAAGCTCGGCTCCGAATTTCCGTACCAGCTGGTGGCCGGCAACCACGAGAGTGACGGCCACGACGGGGACATTGCCAACTTCGTCAAGTGCCTGCCCAACCGGCTGCCCGGACTTGAAGGTGAGTACGGTACGCAGTGGTACGTCGACGTCCCGCAGAAAAACCCTCTGGTGCGGATCATCATGGTCTCCCCCGGCATCAAGTTCCGTGACGGCCAGCCGCTGGATTACTCAAAGGACAGCGCGAGGTGGCGCTGGACAGCCGACGCCCTCGACGAGGCAAAGTCGCGAAAGATCCCCTGGACCGTGGTCGGCATGCACACCCCCTGCTTCAACCTGGGAGCCTACGAGTGCCAGCCTGGTGAGGCATTCACCAACATGTTGATCGAGAAGAAGGCGGACCTGGTCCTCAGCGGCCACCAGCACATTTACCAGCGGACCCACCAGCTGGGACTGAGCCGTGACTGCGCGGATGTGGTTCCGGAGTCCTTCTCCCGCCAGTGCCTGGCCGAGACCGATGACACCATGGTCCAGGGCCGCGGCACCGTCTTTGCGGGGGTCGGGATCGGCGGCGTGGGCCTACACGAGGTCCGCGAGGACGACCCGGAAGTCGGCTACTTCGCGGCATGGTCCGGCAAGAACCGGAAGGCGACCTACGGGACCCTGAAAGTCACGGTCACCCGGGACTCGCTGGCCGCAGAGCTGGTTCCGGCGGAGGGAAGCTTCACCGACTCCTTCGAGATCACGCGCTAG
- a CDS encoding aldo/keto reductase, with protein sequence MTAASVHLGDGLSVSPLGFGGMALTPVYGEVDPAEALATLHHAVDAGMTFIDTADIYGDGSNEELIAQLLKERRGEVQLATKFALVGTPSKGYSDIRGDAAYVKQAVDRSLQRLGADTIDLYHMHRRDLRVPIGETVEAMAGLVQAGKVRHLGLSEVTAEELREASKVHPIAAVQSEWSIWSRDVERHVVPAAVELGVGFVPYSPLGRGFLTGTVDASKLGSDDFRRNIPRFAATAQDANQAVVAAIQSVAAELSSPGHAATPAQVALAWLLAQGRKLGLPVVPIPGTRKAARIDENLGALALDLTAAQLERLDAAADAVVGSRAADPNWVSQGREQSS encoded by the coding sequence ATGACGGCAGCTTCAGTCCACCTCGGCGACGGCCTCAGCGTCAGCCCCCTCGGGTTCGGCGGCATGGCCCTGACCCCGGTGTATGGCGAGGTCGACCCCGCCGAGGCGCTGGCCACCCTGCACCACGCCGTCGACGCCGGCATGACCTTCATCGACACGGCGGACATTTACGGCGATGGCAGCAACGAGGAACTGATCGCGCAGCTGCTCAAGGAGCGCCGCGGTGAGGTGCAGTTGGCCACCAAGTTCGCCCTGGTGGGAACACCGTCCAAGGGCTATTCGGACATCCGCGGTGACGCCGCCTACGTGAAGCAGGCAGTGGACCGCAGCCTGCAGCGCCTGGGCGCCGACACCATCGACCTGTACCACATGCACCGCCGTGACCTCCGCGTTCCGATTGGGGAAACCGTGGAGGCCATGGCGGGGCTGGTGCAGGCCGGCAAGGTGCGGCACCTGGGCCTGTCCGAGGTGACGGCCGAGGAACTGCGCGAGGCTAGCAAGGTCCACCCGATCGCCGCAGTGCAGAGCGAGTGGTCCATCTGGAGCCGGGACGTGGAGCGCCACGTGGTCCCGGCCGCGGTCGAACTTGGTGTGGGCTTCGTGCCGTACTCGCCGCTCGGCCGGGGATTCCTCACCGGCACGGTCGACGCGTCAAAGCTGGGCAGTGACGACTTCCGCCGCAACATCCCGCGTTTTGCCGCCACCGCACAGGACGCCAACCAGGCGGTCGTCGCCGCGATCCAGTCGGTTGCCGCTGAGCTCAGCAGCCCCGGACATGCCGCGACGCCGGCCCAGGTGGCGCTGGCGTGGCTGCTCGCGCAGGGCCGCAAGCTGGGGCTGCCCGTGGTGCCGATCCCCGGCACGCGCAAGGCGGCTCGGATCGACGAGAACCTCGGCGCCCTCGCCCTGGACCTGACCGCGGCGCAACTGGAACGGCTCGACGCCGCCGCGGACGCCGTCGTCGGTTCCCGCGCCGCTGACCCGAACTGGGTCTCGCAAGGCCGCGAACAGTCCTCCTAG
- a CDS encoding M20 family metallopeptidase produces the protein MSITADARELQADLARFRHELHQEPEIGLELPRTQEKVLKELDGLGYEITLGADTTSVTAVLRGQAPGAAETRPSVLLRADMDALPVQEKTGVDFTSRVDGAMHACGHDLHTSMLTGAATLLAEQRHRLAGDVVLMFQPGEEGFDGASYMIREGVLDAPGRRVDAAYGMHVFSALEPHGTFCTKPGVMMSSSDGLTVTVLGAGGHGSAPHAAKDPVTVAAEMVTALQVMVTRQFNMFDPVVLSVGVLQAGTKRNIIPETARIEATVRTFSEDSRLKMMDAVPRLLKGIAAAHGVEVDVNYQQEYPLTITDQDETHTAEDVIESLFGDTRLARWATPLSGSEDFSRVLAEVPGTFIGLSAVAPGVDHGTTAFNHSPYATFDDGVLADGAALYAELAISRLASLAAAVPSVGAAAASTDS, from the coding sequence GTGTCCATCACCGCAGACGCCCGCGAATTGCAGGCCGACCTCGCCCGGTTCCGGCATGAGCTGCACCAGGAACCGGAAATCGGCCTCGAGCTGCCGCGAACGCAGGAGAAAGTCCTCAAAGAGCTCGACGGACTCGGCTACGAGATCACCCTGGGCGCGGACACGACGTCGGTCACCGCCGTCCTGCGCGGCCAGGCCCCCGGTGCCGCGGAGACCCGCCCGTCGGTCCTTCTCCGCGCGGACATGGACGCTTTGCCCGTCCAGGAGAAAACCGGGGTGGACTTCACCTCCAGGGTGGACGGCGCCATGCACGCCTGTGGCCACGACCTGCACACCTCCATGCTCACCGGAGCCGCGACGCTGCTGGCCGAACAGCGGCACCGGCTGGCCGGCGACGTCGTCCTGATGTTCCAGCCGGGCGAGGAAGGCTTCGACGGTGCCAGCTACATGATCCGCGAGGGTGTACTGGACGCCCCGGGCCGGCGTGTCGACGCCGCCTATGGGATGCATGTGTTCTCTGCGCTGGAGCCGCACGGCACCTTCTGCACCAAACCGGGTGTCATGATGAGCTCCTCCGACGGCCTGACGGTGACCGTGCTGGGCGCCGGCGGGCACGGTTCGGCACCGCACGCGGCCAAGGACCCGGTCACGGTTGCTGCCGAGATGGTGACCGCGCTCCAGGTCATGGTCACCCGCCAGTTCAACATGTTCGATCCGGTTGTTCTGTCTGTGGGGGTCCTGCAGGCCGGAACCAAACGCAACATCATTCCGGAGACCGCCCGCATCGAGGCGACAGTCCGGACGTTTTCCGAGGATTCCCGGCTCAAGATGATGGACGCCGTGCCGCGCCTGCTTAAAGGCATCGCGGCGGCCCACGGTGTCGAGGTCGACGTGAACTACCAGCAGGAATACCCGCTCACCATCACCGACCAGGACGAAACCCACACCGCCGAGGACGTCATTGAAAGCCTCTTCGGGGATACCCGGCTGGCACGTTGGGCCACTCCGCTCAGCGGCTCGGAAGATTTCTCCCGCGTCCTCGCCGAAGTCCCCGGCACGTTCATCGGCCTCAGCGCCGTCGCACCCGGCGTCGACCACGGGACAACCGCGTTCAACCACTCCCCCTATGCCACGTTCGACGACGGCGTGCTGGCAGACGGTGCCGCCCTGTACGCCGAACTCGCCATCTCCCGGCTGGCGTCGCTCGCTGCAGCGGTTCCTTCCGTCGGCGCTGCTGCCGCCTCCACCGATTCCTAG
- a CDS encoding DEAD/DEAH box helicase, producing the protein MTTFAALGTPKALAETLTAQGITEPFPIQVKTLPDTLAGRDVLGRGRTGSGKTIAFAIPLVARLAEREAKHFRKPGRPMGLVLAPTRELATQINATIEPLAKAMGLNTTVIYGGISQARQEKALRAGVDIVIACPGRLEDLIRQRVLTLEGVEITVLDEADHMADLGFLPVVKKLMDMTPSQGQRLLFSATLDNGVDKIVQRYLSNPLTHAVDESQAAVTTMEHHVLVVNDQTVKKQLIVELASGAGRRVLFMRTKHHARKLAKTLTDAGIPAVDLHGNLSQNARDRNLAEFSSGEVRVLVATDVAARGVHVDDVELVIHVDPPTEHKAYLHRSGRTARAGSDGTVVTLTLPEQQSDVKKLMKAAGVDVSFERVTANSPLVAELVGEMADKIDPRTRAALLAAKSNQGGGTSTGANAERKRARHQAAPTAGGRGGRGGRGRVSAEAPRTDLPRAERRAVAYEGQAAARNAADRVIEQNQDRADAQRAERRNARGRGRATAYAHHNDVPAAGGRPAAGRGSDGRAADGRTDSRTGAPRTGSAPRSGSAPRSGSAPRGGSAAGGQRGGRPATGQRAAAGAKSGGSAPVWSSNTGGTSGGSYAGGGNGRSGEGRPARSGGPRRASAPASNERRSR; encoded by the coding sequence ATGACTACTTTTGCTGCCCTCGGCACGCCCAAGGCTCTCGCCGAAACCCTCACCGCCCAGGGGATCACCGAACCGTTCCCCATTCAGGTCAAGACCCTGCCGGACACCCTGGCCGGACGCGATGTCCTGGGCCGCGGCCGCACCGGTTCCGGCAAGACCATCGCCTTCGCCATCCCGCTGGTCGCCCGGCTCGCCGAGCGCGAAGCCAAGCACTTCCGCAAGCCCGGCCGCCCGATGGGTCTGGTCCTCGCACCGACCCGCGAACTGGCCACCCAGATCAACGCCACCATCGAGCCGCTGGCCAAGGCCATGGGCCTGAACACCACCGTGATCTACGGTGGCATCTCCCAGGCCCGCCAGGAAAAGGCCCTGCGCGCCGGCGTCGACATCGTCATCGCCTGCCCGGGCCGCCTGGAGGACCTGATCCGCCAGCGGGTCCTGACCCTTGAGGGCGTTGAGATTACTGTCCTGGATGAGGCCGACCACATGGCGGACCTCGGCTTCCTCCCCGTGGTCAAGAAGCTCATGGACATGACCCCCAGCCAGGGCCAGCGCCTGCTGTTCTCGGCCACCCTGGACAATGGCGTGGACAAGATCGTCCAGCGCTACCTCTCCAATCCGCTGACCCACGCGGTCGACGAGTCACAGGCTGCGGTCACCACCATGGAGCACCACGTTCTCGTGGTCAACGACCAGACCGTCAAGAAGCAGCTGATCGTCGAGCTCGCCTCGGGTGCCGGCCGCCGTGTGCTGTTCATGCGCACCAAGCACCACGCCCGCAAGCTGGCCAAGACGCTGACCGACGCCGGCATCCCCGCCGTCGACCTGCACGGCAACCTTTCGCAGAACGCCCGTGACCGCAACCTCGCCGAGTTCTCCTCGGGCGAGGTCCGCGTCCTGGTCGCCACCGACGTCGCGGCCCGCGGTGTCCACGTCGACGACGTCGAACTGGTCATCCACGTGGACCCGCCCACCGAGCACAAGGCCTACCTGCACCGCTCGGGCCGCACCGCCCGGGCCGGTTCCGACGGCACCGTCGTCACGCTGACCCTCCCGGAGCAGCAGTCCGACGTCAAGAAGCTGATGAAGGCTGCCGGCGTCGACGTCAGCTTCGAGCGCGTCACCGCCAACTCGCCGCTGGTCGCCGAACTCGTGGGCGAAATGGCCGACAAGATCGATCCGCGCACCCGCGCCGCGCTGCTGGCAGCCAAGTCCAACCAGGGCGGAGGCACCTCCACCGGGGCCAACGCTGAGCGCAAGCGGGCCCGCCACCAGGCTGCCCCCACCGCGGGTGGCCGGGGCGGACGCGGCGGACGCGGCCGGGTTTCCGCCGAAGCTCCCCGCACGGATCTTCCCCGCGCTGAGCGCCGCGCCGTGGCCTACGAAGGCCAGGCCGCTGCCCGCAACGCCGCGGACCGCGTCATCGAGCAGAACCAGGACCGGGCCGACGCCCAGCGCGCCGAACGCCGCAACGCCCGTGGCCGCGGCCGTGCCACTGCCTACGCTCACCACAACGACGTACCCGCCGCCGGGGGCCGTCCCGCTGCCGGACGCGGTTCCGACGGCCGGGCAGCCGACGGCCGCACCGATTCCCGCACCGGCGCTCCGCGCACCGGTTCTGCGCCCCGCTCCGGCTCTGCGCCCCGCTCCGGCTCTGCGCCGCGCGGCGGCTCGGCAGCTGGCGGCCAGCGCGGCGGACGCCCGGCAACGGGCCAGCGTGCAGCCGCAGGCGCCAAGTCCGGCGGGTCCGCCCCGGTGTGGTCCTCCAACACCGGCGGAACCTCGGGCGGCTCCTACGCCGGCGGCGGCAACGGCCGCTCCGGCGAAGGCCGTCCGGCACGCAGCGGCGGCCCCCGCCGCGCGTCCGCCCCGGCGTCCAACGAACGCCGCAGCCGCTAA
- a CDS encoding MBL fold metallo-hydrolase has translation MDSLMHSLRDITIRRISVSEMDNNVYLLTAKASGAQLLIDAADDLAAIQGLLADAAADTNAVPKLALIATTHQHWDHVRALPGLVEATGAKTAAGTDDAAELPVKVDVLLDHGDVGNFDGFDVTAVHLRGHTPGSVALVYQDPEGPAHIFSGDSLFPGGVGNTQQDPERFAQLLSDVTERLFDVYPDDTVVHPGHGKPTTLGAERPHLEEWRARGW, from the coding sequence ATGGACTCACTTATGCACTCGCTCCGGGACATCACCATCCGCAGGATTTCGGTCAGCGAGATGGACAACAACGTGTACCTGCTCACCGCCAAGGCCTCCGGCGCGCAACTCCTGATCGATGCGGCCGATGACCTGGCCGCCATCCAGGGGCTGCTGGCGGACGCCGCCGCGGACACGAATGCCGTGCCGAAGCTGGCGCTGATCGCCACCACCCACCAGCACTGGGACCATGTCCGGGCGCTGCCGGGTCTGGTGGAGGCGACCGGCGCGAAGACGGCGGCCGGGACGGACGATGCCGCGGAGCTGCCGGTGAAAGTCGATGTACTGCTGGATCACGGCGACGTCGGCAACTTCGACGGGTTCGACGTGACGGCGGTGCACCTGCGCGGGCATACCCCCGGCTCGGTTGCCCTGGTGTACCAGGACCCGGAGGGACCGGCGCACATCTTCTCCGGCGACTCGCTGTTTCCGGGGGGCGTGGGCAACACGCAGCAGGATCCGGAGCGGTTCGCCCAGCTGCTCTCCGACGTGACTGAGCGGCTGTTCGACGTCTATCCGGATGACACTGTGGTGCACCCGGGCCACGGCAAGCCGACCACCCTCGGCGCGGAACGCCCGCACCTGGAAGAGTGGCGCGCCCGCGGCTGGTAA
- a CDS encoding multidrug efflux SMR transporter — protein sequence MSWLILILSGSLEAVWAAALHRTSQAPGRRRIAPAAIFLVSVLASTGGLAIAMQSIPTGTAYAVWVGVGVVLTSAYAMATKVEPATAGRILLLGGIVACVAGLKLVA from the coding sequence ATGTCGTGGTTGATTCTCATTTTGTCCGGATCGCTGGAAGCCGTGTGGGCTGCAGCGCTGCACCGGACCTCACAGGCGCCGGGCCGCCGCCGGATTGCGCCGGCCGCCATCTTCCTTGTCTCCGTCCTGGCCAGCACGGGCGGCCTCGCCATCGCCATGCAGTCCATCCCGACCGGCACCGCGTACGCCGTCTGGGTGGGTGTCGGCGTCGTGCTGACCTCCGCCTATGCCATGGCCACCAAGGTGGAGCCGGCGACCGCCGGGCGGATCCTGCTGCTGGGCGGGATCGTGGCCTGCGTGGCCGGCCTGAAGCTGGTGGCGTAA
- a CDS encoding HutD family protein: protein MEIIRYAELKPRPWRNGGGATRELARFPAPAQRAADESWDWRVSIADVTKAGAFSSFPGMERVLTVVEGELLLLTVDGAEHPLERYRPFRFTGDAEAAGALPTGDIRDLNVLTRAGVFKGYTSIIELSKKRPHPVFGGQFGILLQGQATVSAAASSGGGAGSSAGGAEPLNRYDAVVGSDTETPEILGRGFLAVVSIDPVKD, encoded by the coding sequence ATGGAGATCATCCGCTATGCCGAGCTCAAACCCCGTCCGTGGCGCAACGGCGGCGGCGCGACCCGCGAACTGGCCCGGTTCCCGGCGCCCGCCCAGCGTGCGGCGGATGAAAGCTGGGACTGGCGCGTCAGCATTGCCGACGTCACCAAGGCCGGCGCGTTTTCCAGCTTTCCGGGGATGGAGCGTGTGCTCACCGTGGTTGAGGGCGAACTGCTGCTTCTTACCGTCGACGGCGCCGAGCATCCGCTGGAGAGATACCGGCCGTTCCGGTTTACCGGCGACGCCGAGGCAGCCGGGGCCCTGCCGACTGGTGACATCCGGGATCTGAACGTCCTGACCCGGGCCGGTGTCTTCAAGGGCTACACGTCCATCATCGAGCTCTCCAAGAAACGTCCCCATCCGGTCTTCGGCGGCCAGTTCGGGATCCTGCTGCAGGGCCAGGCCACCGTCAGCGCGGCCGCCAGCAGTGGCGGCGGCGCGGGCAGCAGTGCCGGCGGCGCAGAGCCGCTCAACCGATACGACGCCGTCGTCGGCTCCGACACTGAAACACCGGAAATCCTGGGCCGCGGTTTCCTGGCCGTCGTGTCGATCGACCCCGTCAAGGACTAA
- a CDS encoding multidrug efflux SMR transporter, whose protein sequence is MAPSQTPEVAGQAPKPATNSTALAWLILLASAVLEAVWATALGLSDGFSRPLPTLVFGVSATLSMVGLGLAVRSIPLGTAYAVWVGIGAALTVGWAMATGVEPASPLKLLFIAGIVGCAAGLKLLPSGDPAAGATLPPG, encoded by the coding sequence ATGGCACCGAGCCAGACACCGGAAGTCGCCGGCCAGGCGCCGAAACCCGCCACTAACTCAACTGCCTTGGCGTGGCTCATCCTGCTAGCCTCCGCGGTGTTGGAGGCGGTCTGGGCCACGGCCCTGGGCCTGTCCGATGGCTTTTCCCGGCCACTGCCGACTCTGGTCTTCGGCGTGTCTGCGACCCTGAGCATGGTGGGACTCGGCCTGGCGGTGCGAAGCATCCCGCTCGGCACCGCTTACGCCGTCTGGGTGGGAATCGGAGCGGCCCTGACGGTCGGCTGGGCGATGGCGACCGGCGTCGAGCCTGCGAGTCCCCTGAAGCTACTCTTCATCGCCGGGATCGTGGGCTGCGCGGCCGGGTTGAAGCTGCTTCCGTCCGGCGATCCGGCAGCCGGTGCGACGCTCCCGCCCGGTTAG